From the genome of Phytohabitans rumicis, one region includes:
- a CDS encoding DNA polymerase domain-containing protein: MSKPTVLEVAGREVTITNPERVVFAAAGHTKLDLVRYYLAVADGALRGVYGRPMILKRFVKGIEEEAVWQKRVPANRPDWTEVAELHYASGRSAQEVVVRDAAALAWVVNLGCVDLNPHPVRAEDLDRPDELRIDLDPVPGVPWRQILDVAMVAQEVLADHGLTGWPKTSGSRGFHIYARVDPHWSYRDVRLAAETVAREVENRAPDLATSKWWKEEREGVFVDFNQNAKDRTVASAYSVRPTPDARVSTPLTWAEVPECRPEDFTVPAVVDRYAAIGDPWQGMDESSGSLLGLLDLAKRLGPAEKPPKGTGRRQSTMPLIEIARAKTKDEALAGLDRWKARHPSTVERLEPADVLVDGMRGRSSIWYRIRVNLQHVPEDERPEQEPLEVDYNPWTH, translated from the coding sequence ATGTCGAAGCCGACGGTCCTGGAGGTCGCCGGCCGCGAGGTGACGATCACCAACCCCGAGCGGGTGGTGTTCGCGGCCGCTGGGCACACGAAGCTGGATCTGGTGCGGTACTACCTGGCGGTCGCCGACGGGGCGCTGCGCGGGGTGTACGGCCGGCCGATGATCCTCAAGCGCTTCGTGAAGGGCATCGAGGAGGAGGCGGTCTGGCAGAAGCGCGTGCCCGCCAACCGGCCGGACTGGACCGAGGTGGCGGAGCTGCACTACGCGTCCGGCCGCTCGGCGCAGGAGGTCGTCGTGCGGGACGCGGCCGCGCTGGCCTGGGTGGTCAACCTGGGCTGCGTCGACCTCAACCCGCACCCGGTACGCGCCGAGGACCTCGACCGCCCGGACGAGTTGCGGATCGACCTGGACCCGGTGCCGGGCGTGCCCTGGCGACAGATCCTCGACGTGGCCATGGTGGCCCAGGAGGTGCTGGCCGACCACGGGCTGACCGGGTGGCCCAAGACGTCCGGGTCGCGCGGCTTCCACATCTACGCGCGCGTCGACCCGCACTGGTCGTACCGGGACGTGCGGCTGGCCGCCGAGACGGTCGCCCGCGAGGTGGAGAACCGGGCTCCGGACCTGGCCACCAGCAAGTGGTGGAAGGAGGAGCGGGAGGGCGTGTTCGTCGACTTCAACCAGAACGCCAAGGACCGCACGGTCGCCTCGGCGTACTCGGTGCGGCCGACCCCGGACGCCCGCGTGTCGACGCCGCTGACCTGGGCGGAGGTGCCGGAGTGCCGCCCGGAGGACTTCACCGTGCCGGCGGTCGTCGACCGGTACGCGGCGATCGGCGACCCCTGGCAGGGCATGGACGAGTCGTCCGGGTCGCTGCTCGGGCTGCTCGACCTTGCCAAGCGGCTCGGCCCGGCGGAGAAGCCGCCGAAGGGCACCGGCCGCCGGCAGTCCACGATGCCGCTCATCGAGATCGCGCGCGCGAAGACCAAGGACGAGGCGCTCGCCGGCCTGGACCGCTGGAAGGCCCGCCATCCGTCTACTGTGGAACGTCTGGAGCCGGCCGACGTGCTGGTGGACGGCATGCGGGGCCGCAGCTCGATCTGGTACCGGATCCGGGTCAACCTCCAGCACGTGCCCGAGGACGAACGCCCGGAGCAGGAGCCCCTCGAAGTGGACTACAACCCGTGGACCCACTGA
- a CDS encoding TapB family protein translates to MLGYSRRRAAVTALAMVGLLVSGCDSDSPGGSAAPSASASPTPSPTPSPTPSELYFYPPVKGAALTYTNGGAVSGTMSITVTKVASGADGQTVTVKEVNDGSGTAVTVQRAFLTGPEGGLSIDAAAFAASAPGFTVKAAGDDVRIPPVAELEAGKSATGKTSVTFSGAGINARTEVTYTATGEGFEPVTVAAGSTEAYLVKLDVKFGTAIAGITQGTARFWFRPGFGLVKQETGVGGLTMTTELTSTTVPLA, encoded by the coding sequence CTATTCCCGACGGCGTGCCGCCGTCACCGCGCTGGCCATGGTGGGGCTGCTCGTGTCGGGCTGCGACAGCGACAGTCCGGGCGGCTCGGCGGCGCCGTCGGCGTCCGCCTCGCCCACCCCCTCGCCAACGCCGTCACCGACCCCGTCCGAGCTGTACTTCTATCCGCCCGTCAAGGGCGCCGCGCTCACGTACACCAACGGCGGCGCGGTCAGCGGCACGATGTCCATCACGGTCACCAAGGTGGCCTCCGGCGCGGACGGGCAGACCGTCACGGTCAAGGAGGTCAACGACGGGTCCGGCACCGCGGTCACCGTCCAGCGGGCGTTCCTGACCGGCCCTGAGGGTGGGCTCAGCATCGACGCGGCGGCGTTCGCGGCCTCGGCACCGGGCTTCACGGTCAAGGCCGCCGGTGACGACGTCCGGATCCCGCCGGTCGCCGAGTTGGAGGCGGGCAAGTCCGCGACCGGCAAGACCTCCGTGACGTTCAGCGGCGCCGGGATCAACGCGCGCACCGAGGTGACCTACACGGCGACCGGCGAGGGGTTCGAGCCGGTGACGGTGGCGGCCGGGTCCACCGAGGCGTACCTGGTCAAGCTGGACGTGAAGTTCGGCACCGCCATCGCCGGGATCACGCAGGGCACCGCGCGGTTCTGGTTCCGGCCCGGGTTCGGGCTGGTCAAGCAGGAGACCGGGGTCGGCGGCCTCACCATGACCACCGAGCTGACCTCGACGACCGTCCCGCTGGCCTAG